CTGCCGCAGCCCGTGACGCGCACGCCGATCGACCTCGAAGCGCTGGCGCGCGGATATGTATCGCAGACGGACACGATGGAAACCGCCCAAGGCTTGGCGAAGGGCCCTGGCCTGTTCGTCTTCGTCAGCCTCGCGATGCCCCGGCCTACGCTGCAGCGGCTGATTGACCAAGCCGCACGTGCCCGGGCCTCGGTCATCCTGCGCGGCCTGACCAATGGCTCGCTGCGCCAGACCGTGGCCCAGGTGCAGCCACTGATCGGCCAACGCCAGGTCGCGGTGCAGATCGACCCGCAGGCCTTCGACCGCTTCGCGATCGTGCGGGTGCCCAGCTTCGTGCTGGTGCGCGACGGCACGCGGCCCGAGTCCTGCGCCGCCGGCAGCTGCGCGCCGCGGGAGGCCTTCCTGCGC
This region of Alicycliphilus denitrificans K601 genomic DNA includes:
- the trbC gene encoding type-F conjugative transfer system pilin assembly protein TrbC yields the protein MSATDRSHLPALLRRTLTSLLAAGALPAVWAAGPAITEADIERARRAQPTVTEQDIEQARRKHSLPPIDIPAIPPATTAPSIDALPQPVTRTPIDLEALARGYVSQTDTMETAQGLAKGPGLFVFVSLAMPRPTLQRLIDQAARARASVILRGLTNGSLRQTVAQVQPLIGQRQVAVQIDPQAFDRFAIVRVPSFVLVRDGTRPESCAAGSCAPREAFLRTAGDVSLDYALEHMQRAAPAFRADAAPFLARLRN